TTGTTGTAGCACTAGAGCATGGAAGCTGTTAAGAACCTCAAATCACAAAAGGAGTTAAGAGAAAGACCcatgaggagaagaaaaaataaagcacagcttttttgttgttggcaTTATAGCAATACCTCGGTATCTTAATTAGGAACACAGCGTGCTCTGTTCTGTTCGGGCCTGAACTAAAAGGCAGCTCCAAAGCCATGTTGCTTAAGACATAACACAGCAGACGGGCAAAGGAGCCAACAGGTGCATCAGGAGAAGGGACTGAGTTTAGCCCAGGCAAAAGATGACAAAGCCACCAGCTGTCTGGCTAAAATCATCAGCTGAGGAGGTAGGCTGGCAGGCCAACAGGTTGGCTTGGAAAAGGTTCAAGTAGCGGCTACAGTGATCTTGCTTAGACATACAGATGATCAGACAATCAACGTCAGATTTGTGCACTTGCACTACAAATGTCTCTTCCTCTGGAACATTCTGTGCCAACCACTATATGACAGGCTCCTAAATTAGGCAGAGCACTGATTTATTTTGACATGCCAGTTTCTATCCCTAAGAGAAAGGGCCCGGTAACCTCAGCAGACAAGCTTCTGGGGCTCCAGCTATTGACTTTGACTTCAGGGAGTTTTGGATCTAATCTCTGCCCATGCTGGTGCTGCCACCAGAAAGCTGCTCCCTGTAGCACGCTGCCAAAAGCACTCACTGTTGCCACATTGCTTTTAAAGCTGCTGACTCCTGCTGTCATCGGCTCGGGGCCCTTCCATTTTGAGGGGATCGCAGGCAAGATGCGGTGTCAGCAAACAACAGGTAAATACATGCCTGTGAAAAGACTGATACATCACTGGCATCATATATCCTTCCCCATCCTTCCCCTAAATGATTTTCTCTAACCTTGCCAGCCTGGAGATGGCAGTGGGTGACATGAGCTTTGCATTTACAGTCCCCAAGTACTGCAGGCTCCTCGTAGATGAGAGGCTCCATATATCAAATGTAACTTATTGTTATGCTCCAAGCTGCTTAGATTACTTGGACAAAAGCTGCTGCTCAAGCACAGAAGGAGGTGGAGGCTTAGCAGAGATGACAGAATTATATACAGAGTCACATGGCAAGAGAAATCCAGCATGGCCATGCAAGATGCCCTAAGCTTGGACAATCAGCCAACACAAGGGGACAAATAAAGCTCACAGAGACTTCCGACCCCGGTGGAATAAGAGAAGATATCTGAATAAAGACAGAATTTCTTCCCCAGGATTTTTCAGAGTCACACTTCTCTAAAGCAGTGAAGGAATTTGCTGTACTGTGTGCTTTGGATGGAAAAGAAAGCTTGCaggcctgtagcaaatgctgAGGCACAAGACCAGACCTAAATCTAGCTCAGATCTGGGGAAGATAAAGCAGCacactggttttatttctgtcacGGTGATGTTATACAGATCGCAATCAGGACTGTTGTACGAAGAGCTGGATGTGCCACACTGGATGCGTAGTTGGAGCCCTGGCCTTGCCAGACAAAAGttggaaggggaaagggagatgAAGGGAGATGCTTCAGCGAGAAAATCAAGTTAGTAGCACGAAGGCAGGTGTTTCAGTGCATTGGATCTCATTGCTTCTCACATGTGGGCAGGCAGCAGATAAAAACCTGAAGGATTTACCCAAGACAGTCCAAGATAGGTATGATTTAGACACACCTTCACTTCCCCCAAACTGTCTTACATATTGAAGATTAACATCAAGCTAAAGCAGAGAAAAGTGGCATAAACTCGTACTAGAGGGAGGCAGCAGTAACATCATGGGAAAGGACCCAGCTAAACACAGGAGGTAAAAAAGAATGAAGCAGGAGAGATGAAAACTGAAGTAGGCACTCATCTCTGGGCAGATTTGTTTCAGCAGTAGGTAAAAATCAATCTTCCTGAGGCTACAAAATAGCCCTGTCCTCTGTATGTGGTTAGACTTTATCAGATCATCCAGGTAATAAATCAAACCAGGAAATTCTTCACGAGTTACATAAAAATAAGCATTCTAACAGCTTCTCTATGCAATTAGGCAGACCTGCAGCTGTACACAAAACCCAGTGGTCCAAATCTTCATCTGTTCTGAATTAAGAAAGTCCCCTTAGCTTTAATGAAGCTGTCTTGATTTATGCAAAAGCATGGATCTTGTTTACCCAGCATTAACCTATGCTTAAGTGGTTTAGGAACATGGTGAACAAGTCCCTATGAACCGAGATAGAAAATTTTGGACACTTCTAATACTTGGACATCTCATTATTGGAGTATGACTTCAGCAGGCAGAGCTATCTTGTTTGATAACTTCagcccttttttccccaacactTTTTTAACTCACAGTTTGAATGCTCACTTTGACTTCTCCAAATGACTTGTATCGTTTTTCTCTTTACTTCATTTATCTAGTACATATAGATCTTTCCATTAACGTCACCCCTAGATTTAAACATTGTTCTACTTGCAAATGAGGCTGTTCAGGATAAGTAAATAATCAGTACTGAATACATGCTGCTGTCGTCCAGGTCTCAGACCACATGTAGCAGTATCCTCCAAGGTCCCTATTCTCAATGCAAACTGATTATCTTCAATCTATGAGCAGCTGCAGCCAACAGCAGCTATGCTGGGttgattttttcctctttttctatttttaaatattcagaagaTTGTAATTTATCTTCAACACAGCTGTGCCATAAGCTTCAGGCTGTCGAAGttttaaaaggcaaaggaaTGAGTATGCTTCCAGCTTCAAGTTTAATAGACAACATTTAATATCACTTgcctgtggtggtggtggtgttcttCCTTACCCAAGCACAGGCTAAGCCCTTACTAAACCCTGAGTCATGATTTCTccaagcaatattttttccactaCTTTCTGAAGAGGTGAATAACTAATCATGGCAAAGCCTAGAGCACCTTGGAGAAGTTATTCCACTCCTGGTCCCAGACACAGGCTGCCTGCATGGTCTGGCACTGAGTGAAGCAGATTAACGATGGCACTTTATGAAATGGTATCGGACACACAAGCAATGGGATGCTGGGCCTTTGTATGACACACTTGTAATGAAAAGACAATACTGGCCAAAAGCCAGGATTTAAGCTTCTGATTTTAATGGAGCTAGCAAATAACAAAGGGCCAGAGGCTTCAAAATGGCTGAGCATTGCCTGGAGCCCTCCCTTGGGGACCCTCTTGTATTAACGAGTAAAATTTACTCATAGAAAGCATAGGCTCTTGTTTGTGTTGAGTGCTGCCTAGACAGAGCAGATACAACCCCTACTCCAGCAGGATTACAGTCCAAGCAAacaagagaagggagaaaaaagcattctttcctctgctttacAGATAGGGAAGATATGCTTAGAAATAGACTCGTCAAAGCTCACCAAAGAAGGTTGCAGGAGAAACAAGGACCACATCCAGGACTCTTGTTCCTTCCCCTGCCAGAACTGGGAGACCTGCCTTTCTCTGCAGGTCTTAGCTGTAGAAAAACCATGTTGGCTGGGACCCTACAGGACATTTAATCCTCTCAGTAGGAAATGAAAGCTAAGTAAAAAACTGTGACAGGTCTTTACCTAATCTGTTCCTAAAAGCTCCCAGTGCTGGATATTCATAACCTGTACAGGCAGTCTTTCACCTGCCTTCAGGGATGCAAAGTTTGAGATTAAAcagctccccctctcccagcctcaTAGGTCACGTCCTCTAGACTTTTATCGTTCTCATGCTTTCTCCTGAACTCTTTCCAGTTACtccaaagattttaaaatggacATGTGTAACACCAGCCTATGCCTTGCCAAATCTACATACAAAGATTGCTTCATAAACCTTAGAGGTGGCAGTAATCCTGCCCTGTCCATCTTCACCTGATAACATAGACTAGCAGTACCTTGCTCAGTGCCCCTTCTGACCTTGGGCTGTTAGTGGTCTGTGGGCGTAGTTCTTCACTGCGACGCATTACTTTTTCTCTGaggattttaggaaaaagaTCTACTGTCTGGcacttccttctgcttccctccACTCCAGAAAGACGTCCTCTAACAAGGGTATTACTCATAGATGAGCTGATACTTTGAGTACAGTGTTAATGACTAAAGCTATGAACataaatttatttccattgtGCATTTAAGAGCTTGGAACAAGCCACCAGCATGGAGCAGGTAGAAACAAAACCCTCCACTGGGTTCATCTCGCTTCCCTCCCCCGAGTCATTTAGAATCATTTTCCAATTGATCGAGTGAAATAGAGTTGCCTCATCCTCAGATGGGCATCTAAAATAGGTCTGCTGAATCACGGTCTTTAAGGGTCTTGAGTAACTCAAGCTTTCCTTGATTCCTTTAGACTTCACTCTCTCCCAACATCCTTGGTTACCTGGGGGAGGCCCGCGGTACAGCCTGACACTGGTCCGTGCAGGGGCTCAGGTTAGCTCAGGATCTCTCAGCAGCCTTCAGAAACAAGTCTTACATCCATAGAGCAAATAGCACTGGTGCCGAGAAAACCGTGGAGAAATGGAAGCTGAGCGTTTACAAATCACCTCACATTTTTGCGGTTTGCAAGGATCTCAAAGTTAATTTGAATTCTCacctcccttccccctgccttgtgaTTTCCTCTCACAGGTTCTTTTGTTCTAGAAGACAGACTGCAAATGATACAGTTGCTGGAACTGTCATAAGGTAAGGATGACTACGCTTTCCCAAACTCTTTGCCTAATTTGTGCAAATTGCACATTCCTTTTATGTTGCTGCtctcatatttttccttcaagtaGCAATATCTATccaagaagaaagcagagagagcaAAGGTGTTGGAACAGCTATCAGGGCTACTGACAAACCCAGCTCTGCCTTCAGTGCTCTCCTGGGGGAATCTGAGCCTCACTGTTAAGTTTGCTTGTCTTCAGGAAACACATGAATCAAACAAACTTTCCCTCTCAGAATTActgccgaggaggaggaggaggaggagtctGTCCTGCAAGAGCAGGCACATGGTtcctctgcttccctggggCTATAGGAATTGCTTTCCCTTGGCTGTAAAATGCCAATCTGTGTTCTGCTCCCCCCTTCCTTTCACTTCAGGACCCCAGTTTTCTATTAATCTGTTCATCATCAGTGACTTGgggcactttaaaaaaaaaaaaggcagttaaaAGAGTAATGTGAAAAAATCAGCCTCACCTCAACATTCTGCTCAAAGCATTTCATACTTAAAGCCCCATCTCCAGGTTAGCTGTGCTACCTACCCCCACGCTTTGTCCCACCATGCAGATTACATGGTCACTGTACCTGTGTCTCcttgttattttcttcatgttcaGTTTGCCTGGCAGACAATTCTTTTTGTATCACAAGAATTACTTGTTAGCCTATAAACAGGAGCTTGTTAGCCGGCTTTCTGATCTCTGCAGGAACCGGTAGCTCGCACGGAAAAGTGGAATTTAAAACACCACTTGTCATCAGATTAAGTGCTCTTTCTTTCTGAGCAATACGGGAATGGCAGGGGATTACGGTAATGGCAAGGGTACTGCCTGCTACATCAGCACAGCAGTAAAGTTACTGCTGCTCCTTGACAGTGTGGAGCTGAGCACTGCAACTGGGGAGGGATCATCCCTTGAGGGATGCTGGAGTCAAGCCCCTCACAAGCATTGGCATCCGGGGAATCAGGGCAACTGGGAGCTGTCAGAATACTACGGGGGCAataaagggagaaaagcaaTGGATTTGTAGGCGTGGAGTCCCATCCCTGCATGAAGAGAGGagcctgctgtgctgtgctgtgattCTCCTTTCCAGATGCTCAGAGAAGCTGTGCTGCCTTCTAGAGACTAGAGAGGTGAGTGTGGATTGGGGCAGGCACAAGGGTCTAGTACATGCCCTTCCCCAAACCATCTCTCTCCACAGGTTGAGTATTTTCTGGTTGGTTTGGAGCATGAATCTCTGTCAGTCCTTTCTGCTGCATCTCCTTGACTTACTGAGAAGTTTTGTTTCATGTGCTTAAAATAGTTTCATAATTTCTTAATATTCTAGTCTACCATCAACCCTATAATGACCACAGTTATAATGGTTAGAGATGTTCAATGCTACAGTCACTCTTCATTGATGTGCTTAGTAAAttctgtccttttctttcttggaaTTATTCTTCAACTTGTTCCctcttgcagcaaagaaaatacaaaaatccaatttcttttcagtgcacGGAAGGCAAATTCCCACAGTGCAATACCTTTtcatctcccctcccccctcctccctgcctgtgAGCTGGGAATTTCAGGAGTTCAGAGTTTTAAATGCCTTTGCCTGCAGGAAAATTCAGTTCTGAGATTCAGCTGTGACAGTTGTTACTGCTCGGTGTTTGCGTAAAGTGTGATCTGAGGGACCCGTCTGACAGACCTAATATTAGGACACTTACAGAGTCTTACCTTATCTCGGATTTAACAGGACTAGTCTTAATAGTGGTTTTTCACGTCTGATCAATATTTTGGATGGGAACACTACATCCACACCCAGGTGCTGTGAAAGGCTTTTCAGCCCACCCTCGCAGCCTTCCCCTTCGTGTcccctgtgcctcagttcccAGGCTTATCCTCACTTTTCCATCTGATGTACCTTTTCTCCATATTTAGTCAGCTAACACTGAGCTTGGCTTCCAGATACTCTGAAATGTTGTGTCACTCAGTAGGAAACTTGTTCCTTGCAACATCTTCTGCCCGGCAGGAATTACTTTTCCCTATAGATTTCTAAAATGGGCAGTTCAGCTGGACTAATGAGCCGTCCAGTGGGTAAAGGAGTTACTTAATAAAGAAATCAGACTAAATTCTGGACTTATAAATCTGCTTCACAGTTTGTAGTCCTGAATTGTGTCCCGCAGGTTTCTGTATCTCCTAGAGCCGGTGCCTGCGTGTGAACTGATAATTAGGATTGATTGCTACCCCTAAAGGAgaatgggctgctgctgggaacGTGGTGAGAAAATTCAGGCAACAAAATCCACGTTGGTCTGTTAGTTGTTGTTAAACAATACTGGGCTGAAAAAGGTTGGTTCCACTGGCTGGAGCCAGCCCGAGGAAGGCTCCCTAAAATAGCCTCCCTCTCTATTCTTATATGGGAACCATAGCACTAAGTGAACATTGCTTCTGGGAATCATATTGTTTGTGTCTCTGCCTCCTTCAGGGGTTGATGATCTGCAAAGAGCACAACAGCGTGCATCACTGACGCGGCAAACTTCGCTCTCCCCTTCAGAGCAAGCCAGAAGCTGAAGTAAACGAACTTTAATTGGCAGTCCAGGAGCGCAAGCAACAACTGCTCCACAGCATGGAGCAGCTTTGATTGACACTTCAGACCCTGAAGATGGGTAGCGGAAGGTATCTCTAATGACATTGCTGAGCAgacacagcagcaacagcctcCACCTTGTCAGGTTCTTCTAAGGCAGTTGTAAGACAGAATCAGGACTTACACAAGGTAATTAAAAGCATCAGTGATTTCCTTTTGGGAGAAATCTAACTTTGAGACCCTTTGGAGTATTTATGTTACTTAGATATTGAATCTTCCCCAAAAGGCAGAAATGATTTTAACCTGTGGTTGCAATATTTCACATCATGCAACCCTGGAAAGTAGAATAAATAGCCTCTGTTTTGTGTAGCCCCACTTCTGCACCccaagaaaaaatgcaaaaggagtTAAATTTGACTCGGAAATTTACTGTGCTATAACGGAAAGACTTACGGAGAAAGGTAGACTTTTCTAATATATTTCTGGATCCTTCTCATTGTTCCTGGTGCTGCACTTCTAAGACATCCTTAAAAACTCTTTTCCCTAGCAAAGCCAGGCAAATGTTGCCTGTAGAACTTTCTGACAACTGATCTCGTCACTCTTTCTACCTGAAAAGGGAGCAAAGTGCAACAGCCTCGCATGAACATTTTCAGCCACTCACCATGGCTTTCCTCCCTGGAAACAACTCCGACTGCTCCAACTGCACCCACTCTGTGGGGCCTGTGAACATTTCAAAGGCCATTTTACTAGGTGTTCTTCTAGGGGGGCTGattgtttttggggttttgggtaATATTCTGGTTATCCTCTCTGTAGCCTGCCACAGACACCTTCAGAGTGTCACCCACTATTACATAATTAACCTGGCTGTAGCTGACCTCCTCTTGACTTCCACTGTCCTGCCCTTCTCAGCTACTATGGAGATTTTGGGCTACTGGGTCTTTGGGAGAATCTTCTGCAACATCTGGGCAGCTGTTGATGTCCTTTGCTGCACTGCTTCCATTATGAGCCTTTGTATCATCTCGATAGACAGATACATCGGGGTGAGCTACCCACTGAGGTACCCAAGTATAGTGACAGAGAAGAGAGGCCTCCTGGCATTACTGTGTGTTTGGGCATTGTCTCTGGTGATATCGATCGGGCCTCTTTTCGGCTGGAAGGAACCAGCACCAGAAGATGAGACCATCTGTCAAATCACCGAGGAGCCTGGCTACGTGTTGTTCTCCGCTCTAGGCTCCTTCTACCTCCCCCTGACTATTATCTTAGTGATGTATTGCCGAGTGTACATAGTGgccaaaagggaaaacaaaggcCTGACTTCTGGTCTGAAGACAGAGAGATCTCATTCCGAAGAAGTAACTCTACGGATCCATCGTAAAAACGCTCCTGAAGCGAGCGGGTCGGCATCCAACCCCAAGAGCAAGCATCATTTTTCGGTGCGCCTCCTCAAGTTCTCCAGGGAAAAGAAAGCCGCCAAGACCCTGGGAATAGTTGTGGGATGCTTCGTTCTCTGCTGGCTTCCATTTTTTGTAGTAATGCCTCTCGGTAAGTAAAGCAAAACCCTCTCCCTTTTACAGCACTTTCCCCAGAGGGAGGGCCACGTTTGCGCCTGTGTACAGTGATGCTGACCAGAAAAACTCTAAGGGAATAATTTTCTATTGGAAAGCTGtcaaaatcaaaacattcaCCATCACAAAGCAGTGAgcataaaagaaattatagtcTCAAGTGAAACAAACCATCTCTGGTTCAAAGAGAAGTAACAGAAAGGGGTTAGTACTCTATTTCCATACAAAAAAGACTTTCAGAAATAGGACTGTTATTTTTGACCAACTCTGCTATAGGAACAATATCTTTAGGGGTGTCTGTGTTGATATCTAAGTTTGCAACCCATCCTCCAGGTGATATATATGTGTCAAGATAGAAATACATTCAGGGTCAAAGTAGCTTTTTACAAACTGGGGGCCAGACCTCCTGGCCACTAATAATTCCCAATATGGGGGGGGAATCAACTTCCTATCAGGAATTGTACACTATGAAATACCATACtccaaacaaaattaattttttaagttatCATATGATCAGTCCAAATACAGCAGCAAGGATCCTTCAAACTGATTTTATACTTCTTCAGCTTGCATCTGTTGTGGAAACCCACTGAGCCCTCTGGCCAAACACTGCCCTCAGCCATCACGCTGAACAGGAATATTTATTCACCAGTTGTAATTCCAAAGGAGAGCAAAGTCAGggatttgttctgctttgctatcactgaaatataaagaagtaatcagaattttaattaaaacttgcTCAATCACCTTTGATGCCGTTTCAggatttaaaagcagaatactAATTTCACACTTGGATCCGAGTGTGACGTATGCGGCCCATCACACTGAAGTGTGCTCTCAACAGCTGTACTAAAACTAAAATATTAGTTTCTGAAACACTGAGCCTTAAATGGGTGACTTGCtcaatttcagcagcttttttttttttttacagaaagggCTTATGCtgtacaggaaaaataaagtaagaTTGTGTGGAAGTTTTAGCCAGTAACAGAACAATGTGtataatgaagaaaaggaaaaaccagcCTCACCtaaacatgaaaagaaagatttggGGACTttagttgtttgtttggtgtttgtttttttttttaaacctcataAAAAGCTGCTCTATTTCAATTAACTTCTCTACTGGATTTACCAATATTACCGGGTTGTTTCACAAAAACCTGTCACTAATGTTGCCATGtgaaaaacaccaaaatacaGAGTCTTTTCGATTGCTCAATACTGGGAAGTGCTGGACTAAGAGATGGAGATGTTTCATGAGAAGGAGCCCTGAAAGGCCTGGCTCATGCTGTCCAGGATGTCAGCATGTTGGAATGCTGGTTGCCAAGATGCCTGAAACATACCCAAAAAGGGTTCGCAAGACTGCATCAAACACACTTTTCATCTGCAAACGTGGTTGCCCACATGGAGCTGTTGTTAATTAATTTGCTTTGGATTTAAGAATTCTTCTGGATTCAAGAGTAGCTTCGCATCTTTCTTTGATTCCTTAGAAGGAAGCTTTCTTGAGACTCGTTTCCCTATCTTTGCAGGGTTACTATGGTATTTTCAGAGCATATAAGTCTTTCAAAACCTATTTGCTACTTTTGTTTAAAGACAAAAAGTTATTAAACAGGCAAGTGACACAAAATAACCTGTCTTTGAAAATAACCAGGGAAACACCTTGAGGCAGACTGTCTCACCCAGAGCCAGACTCACCCAGAGATGACTGCATAGGGCAACCTATACCTCCACCATGCAGAACACTTCCCAAAAGACAGTACCCATTTTCAGACCTACTCCGCACGCAGGCGtaggcaggcagagggaggagtGATCTGGCCAGGATCACACGGCAGATTAATTAGGGGCAGCGCTCGGGCTTGTCCAATGTTGCTGAAGCCAACGGCAGCTGTGGAGCTCACAGCACAGCTGGCTGGGCAGCGAGAACTTTGCTGTGCAGAagaccagctctgcagctttgTGGCCATGGGACAGACCTATAACTGATCCCACCAGccgccagctgctgcaggttaCTTCAGTCATGTGTAGGAGTCAGAGCCTTTCAAGAGCTGGCCACACTCAACGAAGGCTGCCCATGAGACAGTCTTAAACTACGCTACATACCCCACTTCAGACAACTGGCAGCTGCTTACCATTCTATGCAGCAGGAGTTCCCAAAATGTAAGTCTACTTTACTGTGATCTACAACATCTTCAAGGACCCCACATCTATTAACATCAACCTTACTAGACAATAATCActttaaaacaagaaacacCAGGCTTGTTAAACCATACAATAAATTGGGGTAAAAAGCTTTGGGGTGTAGGTACGAGAAGGGCAAGAGCAGTAGAAGGATATCGAGAGGGGGATAAAGGCATGACAACCATACAGTAATGCTGCTCATGGTACCCCTGCCATAAGACAATACCTTAACTGAAATTGGTGTGTGAAGTTGCCAGCTGAGAACTGCGCAAGTAATGACTTTCTTACCTTCTTAGAGTTTCATTCCAGGCAAAGGGTCATGCAACGGCTTTCAGTCCAATATACCTTCTTCTCACTTGGCTTTGACATTTGCGGAATAAGCCAGGGAATGATAATCCTGTTGCATGAAAAGAACTGAGGTTAAGacttgttttttctctgcaCACTGGAGTGCAAACCCAACCTTCCCAAAACTTCTGTAAAATACAACTGTGCCAAAACAGCTGATTTCCCTGGAATAGGTCAGATTTTCATTCCTGCATGcacttcctctccctctttaGATGTGACCCAGTGGATCCACTCCTAGTCTCAAAACTTTCCTGAAGAAGCTTCTTTGAGCTCAACATATCTTCACATATTGCTTAACCAAACCTTCCAAGACAAAGCTCAAATGCATCCCAACTAGATCTGCAATGTTTGTATTCCCCTATTTAAATCTTGGTTCCTCTGTAGATGCACAGCTTTCCTAGTGCAATGAAAGGTCCTTCTCCGTGATAGTTTAGGGAAGGCTTAGACCAACTGAAATGCAGGGTAAGAGGTAGCAATAGGCACCTAAAGAGGAGTTTAAACAGAGGCAGCAAGAACTATGAGATTCTTTGTCCATTAGCCTCTATATACAGCACCTGTTCTTAGGGAGGTCAAGTTctgtctctgctctgcagcagcagaagtccGATGGTATAAAGGACTTTTTATTCTGCAGACCTTCCTTTGAATTGCTGTAACACAAAATAAGCTGTAAACCCACTGCTGAATTCACTTTATTAGGTTGCAAAGACAGACTGATGGCCATGAACAGCTACAGCTCTCTGCAATTGCTTCCCA
The sequence above is drawn from the Phalacrocorax carbo chromosome 24, bPhaCar2.1, whole genome shotgun sequence genome and encodes:
- the ADRA1A gene encoding alpha-1A adrenergic receptor produces the protein MAFLPGNNSDCSNCTHSVGPVNISKAILLGVLLGGLIVFGVLGNILVILSVACHRHLQSVTHYYIINLAVADLLLTSTVLPFSATMEILGYWVFGRIFCNIWAAVDVLCCTASIMSLCIISIDRYIGVSYPLRYPSIVTEKRGLLALLCVWALSLVISIGPLFGWKEPAPEDETICQITEEPGYVLFSALGSFYLPLTIILVMYCRVYIVAKRENKGLTSGLKTERSHSEEVTLRIHRKNAPEASGSASNPKSKHHFSVRLLKFSREKKAAKTLGIVVGCFVLCWLPFFVVMPLGSFFPAIKPPDTLFKITFWLGYLNSCINPIIYPCSSQEFKKAFQNVLRAQCLPRKQAAKKQSPSFNLNHPTSKSMESGKGVVRIPVGSGETFYKISKSDGVCEWKIFSAVQSMPAKNAVSKDCTAAKVKSKGFLQECCCAGTSGNLVHENCKVPTIKLHTISLSENGEDV